The sequence GCCAAGAGATAACAAAGAACAACCCTAGAAGAAAACAAATGGGGCCTCTCATGCCATCACGTCCAATGACACGAGTGAACTGCGTCATCACTGCCGGGTCCGGCCTTGATTGCCGGCCAAGCTAGAGGCCTCTTCGGTAATAacgaagaaaaaaagttTGAGTGCAGATCATCTGGATTGACTTTTTtttgcttggcttggcccATCTCGCTTCTCTCGTGATCAGATCCAGTGACGTGATGAGCCTCACGCCGAGGCTGCCGACCACCACCCCCCAGACACCGGCGTTTCCAACTGCAGGCATGATACAATAGGCATCTCCGCCATCTCGTGACGAAGGACCCGTAGATTTTCTGCTTAGTCGTGTATCGTTCGGTGCCCACGATGGCCAGATGGGATAGGGAGGTCCACAAAAATGGCATCCAAAAGGCCGACCTTCGCTGCTTCTTTTGCGATGGATTGTGTTCAATCACTCATCACTGATAACAACCATTGATTACTATTACACATCTTTTACATCACAGCAAACATGAAGTTCTTTAAACGCCACGAACAGGCGGGTGAGGAGCAACACCTAGAGAGGAAGCACACCACCAACGATGTGGCTGAACAAAAGGTTACCTTCATTGCCTGCTTCTTGGGTCTTGTTGCCTCCATTGGTGGCTTCAAGTTTGGCTATGTCAGGTATGTACAGGAACTGTCTCTTAGTTGATCCCTCTAACACCTTCCAGTGGCCAGATTTCCGGCTTCTTCATGATGGACGACTACTCCCGCCGCTTCGGAGAACTACAAGACGATGGATCATACACCTTTAGTGCTGTCCGCCAGGGAACAATCGTCGGTCTGCTCAGCGCTGGCTGTCTGATTGGATCTCTTATCGCTGGAAACCTCGCCGACTCTATTGGCCGCCGCCTTACCATTTCCCTCACAGCTCTGTCGACCTGCATCGGTACCATCATCGAAATCTCGTCTACGACGCATTGGGTTCAATTCGCCATCGGTCGACTTGTTACAGGCTTTGGAATTGGGTCTCTTTCTGTCGTGGTGCCCATGTACCAGAGTGAGAGTTCTCCCGCCATCATCCGAGGTATCCTCGTTTCGTGCTATCAGCTCTTTGTGACGCTGGGCATCTGGACTGCTGAGATGGTCAACTGGGGTACCGAAGCCAAGACCAACTCTGCATCTTGGAGAATCCCCAATGGTCTCTCCTTCTTGTGGTCTCTGATCCTTGGCGCTGGTATCCTGTTCCTCCCTGAGAGTCCCCGATATGCCTACCGAAAGGGTCGTGAGGAGGAAGCTCGAAACACCATTGCTCGTCTGGCTGGTCTTGAGCCCAATGCTCCTAGTGTCAACCGCCAGATTGCCGAGATGCAGGAGAAGCTTGAAGAAGAGCGAGCTTTGCCTGACACAAAGTGGCACGAGATCTTCACTGGCCCCCGTATGGCTTACCGTACCACGCTCGGAATTGTTCTCCAGGCTGGTCAGCAGCTTACCGGTAtcaacttcttcttcgtGAGTCCCCTCGACACCACTCGAGACAAGTATGCTAACAAGTATAGTACTTTGGCACCACCATCTTTGCCTCTACTGGTCTGAGCAACAGTTACGTCACCCAGCTCATCCTCGGATCCGTCAACTGCGCCTGCACATTCGCCGCTCTCTACATTGTGCAAAAGTGTGGTCGTCGTAATGCTCTCATGGTCGGCGGTgcctggatgatgatgtgttTCTTGTAAGTCGACCCTGGATCTACTTTATAACGTGGCTAACAATTTCAGCGTCTACGCCTTTGTCGGACACTTTGCCCTCGACAGTGAAAATCCTCTCAACACTCCTGCGGCTGGTGCTGTTCTCGTCACCTTCTCTTGTCTGGCTATCGCTGCCTTTGCTACGACATGGGGTCCTCTCGTCTGGGCTGTTGTTGCCGAGCTTTATCCCTCGCAATATCGTAGCCGCTGCATGGCTCTCGCCACAGCTGCCAACTGGCTCTGGAACTTTCTCATCTCTTTCTTGTAAGTCCCTCAATAATCTCACTAAAGCTGCTTACTAACTTGAACAGCACCCGCTTCATCGTTGATGCCATCGACTACTTCTACGGCCTCGTGTTTGCCGGATGTTGTGCCGCcctcgtcgccatcgtcttcttcttcctcatcgagTCCAAGGACCGTActctggaggagattgacACCATGTATATGCAGCACGTCAACCCCATCACCTCGAGCAAGTGGGACCCCAACACCCAGAGCAACAAGGGCCGTGGAGGTCAGACCACGGATGAGGAACATTCGTCTTAAGCTGCTTGTGTGTTATTTGGAGCAGCCGGTCTGCAAAGAGAGAATGTGTAAAATGATGTATAGAGTGTAGCATACTGTTAGATATAGACATAGAAGTGACTCTATTTGCACCCATAATCTCTTGTACCAGGCGTCCATGCTTTTATACTTGGCTTGATGGGTCTCCAGTATCTAATCTAATCTCGAGATAAGGCCATCTGTGAAATGACCGCCAAGAACCGGGGTTCTCTTCGGCATTTTGTTGCTTGGCGGGCCCGACAATGCGGACGAGTTCATGGAACAATAAGTGGAGTCTAAACGACAGGCCATAGATCTCAAGGGAACGTGTGATGCAAATGGCGGTATGAGGCGTACAAGCATGGAGAATACTGTTCTTTACTAATGAATGCTTGGATGCTACCTGGATGTGTCATGAAGACAGGGTGAAGTGAGAAGAGCATGTCCTCAAGGGTAGGTCGTCCTTCATGCAAAGTCCCGACGGAGAGACCGAGATGTGAATATGTCTTCCCAGGTTCGAAGATTGTATGGGTCCTTCAGTTCCTGTGCTCTATACCAGATTGCCCCATCATAGGTTTTCCCGTAATTACTGTCACTGCCAAGCCAAAACATCCTTCCCCAGACAGGCACTGGCGCAGACTAACGATATGCATATTCTTAACtcctttaataaggttaatacgCCAAAACCATACCACAGCGGTCAAAAACAGGCTCCCCAGCACCCCAGAGCGCTAGCATAGGGGTGATCAATGGTCGGTGAAAGAAATACTGATTTCTCCTAGGTGCAATTACATCTACACCTCGTAAGAAACGGAAGTCGGCACCTCTGGGCATCCGTGCGACGAAGCGAGGTGTATCATGCATGTTGCTCTATACTTCTCACACTGGTGGATTAATCTTGATgcaaaaagaaacaaaaagACCCGCCAATCATGGGGTAGAGACACGCGGAAACACCGCCGTCCGACTCCGTGATTTCTGGTTCAATCTACCGGGCTGTTTTACCCCACACTTTTCGGCTTTAAACTGATCATCCGGGTATTCGACAGGAAAGGGGTCTTTGGGGGTTGGGGATTTACCTTGTCGTGGGCTGACGGACAATTATGGTTAAAATTTTCCCTCGAATCGGCGTCGTCGAAAGACTCATCATGTAACCCTAACCGGAGTTTCGAGTTGAGAGCTTTCATTGCCGAATTTGGAAGCTTGGATGCTTACTGGGCTTCTCATTGGTTAGTGGCTGATGCAGACGAGATGGGAAGGGTTCTTGTTGGATGCTAACCACTTCATCAATGCTCACTCTAGCCGTTTGGCTTTGTTATGAAGGATTGAGAGGAtgtaaaagtatttaaactGATGATCGTCCGCTGAGCCAAGAAAAGTTCTTCATCACTCATCAAGCCTCATCTCCTCAACCACCAGCCTCAACTCAGCTCAACCAAGCtcaaccatcatcatgaaGTTCACTGCTGCTTTCGTCGCTGCCCTCGTTGGCACCAGCTCTGCTGCCGTCACCAAGACCCTCCCCAAGAGTGCTGGTTCTACTTCTTTCCCCACTGCCGTTCCTGTCAAGGGCAGCTACGATGGTGGCATGAAGCGATTCGAGCGAAACCGTGAGTTTTCTAGTCTCTGTTTTCTGACAAGTCTAACATCTTGATAGCTTCTGTCTGCAAGGGTCAGGATGAGACTGGTGAGGCGGATGCCATGTTCATTCTTGAGAATGGTGCCACCCTCTCCAATGTCATCATTGGTGCTTCCCAGGCCGAGGGTGTCCACTGCAAGGGAACTTGGTAAGCTTTTCAGTACTAGACATGAAACATCAGCTAACATTCTTCAGCACCCTCAACAACGTGTATGTCTCCATGAAATGTTTACTCTTCTTCTCTAACATAGCACAGCTGGTGGGCCGATGTTTGTGAGGATGCTGTCACCCTCAAGCAAACCAGCGGAACCTCTTACATcaacggtggtggtgcttTCCACGCCGACGACAAGATCATTCAGTTCAACGGCCGCGGAACCGTCCACGTCAAGGACTTCTGTAAGTCTCTCGATTCCCAGTCACAGCCTTCACTGACACGCTCCAGACGCCGAGGACTACGGCAAGCTCTCCCGCAGCTGCGGAAACTGCAAGGACAACGGCGGTCCCCGCAACGTCATCGTCGAGAACTCTGTCGCCGTCGACGGTGGTGTCCTCTgcggcatcaacaccaactacGGCGACACCTGCAAGATCATCAACTCTTGCCagaacaagggcaagaactGCGACCGCTACGAGGGCAACTCGAGCGGCAAGGAGCCCACCAAGATTGGCTCTGGCCCTGATGGCAAGTATTGCACTGTTACTGGCTTCACCACGAACTGCTAAGTGCGTGCGCTTGATGAActggagatgagatgagatgatgatTGTGTTCTTGTTACGATATTTTATGAAACTCGGCTTGTTATAGTTTCTCGAGTTTAGCAACTAGCATTTAGCTGCACTGATGTGATATTGCATGTGAATATAAACAAGTGCTATAAGGACTAGGATCGCCCAATGACCGTGCTTATTTCGTGTTACAACATGTGACATCTGACTTGAATCTTATCTTTTCGTGTTAGTAGTGAGCGCCTGCAAAGGGTCGTGATCCAATTCATAATCTGCCTACAAGTCATAACAAGTCTCgattatataggttttaataactaCACACATAGATAGGTTTGGATGACTCTAGCCTAGGATTTTGTGGTATCCTGAATCCAGACCTTACTTCACTTCGGCACCATAACGCGCACCTTTCCTCAGTGGCACCACCTCATCTTCAAACCCAAAGCCAGCTCGTCTGACTGGCTCACCCTGACCGTAACCGACGAGCTCCCCAAACAAGACCCGTCTCTCCTTAAGATGACCCGGAATATTTCCCTCGCCGCCCAGACACCCCgcggcagcagcctcatTGAGCCTCTggctcgccgtcgtcgtcatgaCCGCCTGCAAGAAGCTGCCCTCCATAGCCGAGACGCCGTTCTGTTTCAGGGCGATGATACCCCAGATCAGGAAGGGCAGGACCACGAGAAGTGCGACGCCGTAGGGGACGTAGAAGTTGAGAGGGTTGGAGAAGGAGTAGAAGTTGCGTGACGTTGACATGGTGACGTTGGCAGTCGTGTTCCACCACTGGAAAGCGTGGAGAGCCGAGATTGTGACGTTGACCAATGCATCGTTGAGCATCTCTGCAGATATTTCAAAGTCAGGTTCTGCAGACAGTTCATCGAATTTGTCACGGTTCTTGTTAAAGAAGGTATTGGCAGCGATCGTCCCATTGGGCTCTGCAAAGAGGATCAGTCAAGCTCGTGCATTGAAAGCAGCCCTACTAACCAAGAATGCCATAATAGTTGAGTCTAAACTGTTTGGTTGATGGCCTGTACTTTAGCTTGGTTCCATTCGTTAGTTTGATGCTCTCCTCGGTGTCGTCACTGCTGTCAAAGCTTGAAACCATGGGGTATATACCCCCGATAGCCTTGGCCACAGAATCCGTTAGAGCGAGCAAGTTCATGACTCTGAAATTGCCAAGCTGTCCCTTGGACCAGTCATTTTCGAGATAGGTTTCATTGAACAGGCCCGGGGGTACGACATATGGTGTGTATAGGCTCGAGACAAGGCGAACATCATCCCGTAGGGAATAAGAGAGTGATCGAATTCCATTTCTGAATTTCACGTCGAGTTCGTAGGTCACTGCCGCGGACTGACACTTGAGATGATGAGTTTTTGATACAAGGTTGAGAGTATCGTCGCTATCTTTGCCGATGGGTAACGTCAAATTCATGGTGAAGTCGGGAAAGGCGACAACTGATTTCTCGGGGTTCTTTGCATTGTCGCTCACAAGCCGGGGCGGTGGATTGGCTCTGGTGTCAGGAACGTAGCCAGCCGAGAAGTACTTGTATATAGGATACCCTTCGAAAGACGCATAGTTCGCCTCCGAGATTATGTTGGTATAGTTCTCGCATTTAAAGTAGGGACCCTCAAAGACCAGATGGTAGGTGCAGTTTGGTCCGCACGGAGACTGAGACGGCAAGACTTCACCCGTAGAGAGGGAGGCATAAGCAATCCTTCTCAAAATAGAGTGCGGAGCAACGTATCTCCATATTGAAGTGGTAACAGTATAGGAACCAAGAGCATGTGCTGCCGAATCGACACGGGAGGTGTTGCCTACAAAGTCTGACTTGAAGGTAGGGACGGCTCGATTAGTGCTGTTCACCAGGTCTCTTGGTACAACAGTGAGAGCACCGGGGGGAAAGATCCTGGCGATGGCTAGGAAGAGCATGGTTGAGGCCAGCAGGCACATGAAGGGTGCCGCGGCCCAAGCCTTCCAGTCCAGGAGAAGCGAGGGACTCCATCGGAGACAGTAAAGGGTTTCAACGTTCCTGACAGTCATGGGCTGGGTGCGATATAGGCGCCATAGACACTGCGTAAAGGCAAAGCCTAGAGCAACCACTAGACTAGCCCCAAAGGCGTTGACAAAAAACGTTGAAACCGATGCAATGTAGGTTTGGGAAGGGAGGCCGTCTCCATGGGTGAGGCGTCCATTCAACTTGAGATATAGAACCAAATGCGCAATGGCGATGAGGAGTGCTATATTGTTAACGATTGTGAACACGTGCATCAACGAGTGGCGTACCCAAGACAtagaagaagatgattgAAGTCAAGGTCCTCCAGCCGATTCCCCATCTCGACTCAGCGACCGGACGCGGCTGCAAACCATCAAACTGTGAGTTTCGGTCAGTGACCAACTTGGACGTCGACGCTTCCGAGAGCGCGATAGAAACATATTGTGTGTCTGTCCGTTGGTTCCTGAACATGGCCGTTGATGAGGCTATTTTGCGAGGGGTAAAGGTCATGATGAAAATAGTTGGAGAAGTCGAATCAGCAAATAATCTAGGCATCCTCCCCCGCTACAGCGATGTCACTCTGCAGGTCTCAGCTGCGGCTGACGGATGACAtcagcatccatcatcaacccaaGCCCCGAAAATGCCGACAAGTCGTAGTGCCTGAGTGACAGGCATATGCGACTAATTCTGGGATTTATTTGTGATATATTGAGGTATAATGTACTTGATAACTTTATAGGTGCGTTCTCTTTGGCTGGTGGTGCTGGGAGTGGGCTCGCAGCAACGGAAAAAACGAGACGCTAACATTAATTACAGTAGGTAACTTAGGATAAAGCCGAGTGGTGGGGTGGCTATTATTAGCACTCAAGGTCAGGATTGAGGCTCCTCGGTTGCCTAGCGAGGGTGAGATCTTGCGCTCATCAGCTCAAGATTTCGTGTATGAATGCGGCATTTCTTTTTGTTATTTTGGGCTGCTCGGTTATGGCACAATGGTATGGCCCACCAGGAGACTACcatgtggaggaggagagagaggcgCCTCTGAGGGACCAGCCGATGAAACAAGTCAAATACAGACAGAATGAAGAGTACAAATAGAAGTGGTTGAAGAAGTAGTAGAGTTTATAGCTGGACGGAGAAGGGGAGCACCGTTTGTGAGCACTTTGTGCTGTTAAAGAGCTTGGGCTGTAGACAGTAGTGAGACGAGGGAGCAAGATGCCCtgccatcaacaacacctcGGCTGCCTGTACTGCTACTGACGAACTATAAATGACGCGTTTGATGCACGGGTGGAACTTTGCTTGCCTACATCTGGCGCCGCTCGTCCATCCAGTTCCTACATTTGAGTAAGA comes from Fusarium falciforme chromosome 11, complete sequence and encodes:
- a CDS encoding MFS domain-containing protein; translated protein: MKFFKRHEQAGEEQHLERKHTTNDVAEQKVTFIACFLGLVASIGGFKFGYVSGQISGFFMMDDYSRRFGELQDDGSYTFSAVRQGTIVGLLSAGCLIGSLIAGNLADSIGRRLTISLTALSTCIGTIIEISSTTHWVQFAIGRLVTGFGIGSLSVVVPMYQSESSPAIIRGILVSCYQLFVTLGIWTAEMVNWGTEAKTNSASWRIPNGLSFLWSLILGAGILFLPESPRYAYRKGREEEARNTIARLAGLEPNAPSVNRQIAEMQEKLEEERALPDTKWHEIFTGPRMAYRTTLGIVLQAGQQLTGINFFFYFGTTIFASTGLSNSYVTQLILGSVNCACTFAALYIVQKCGRRNALMVGGAWMMMCFFVYAFVGHFALDSENPLNTPAAGAVLVTFSCLAIAAFATTWGPLVWAVVAELYPSQYRSRCMALATAANWLWNFLISFFTRFIVDAIDYFYGLVFAGCCAALVAIVFFFLIESKDRTLEEIDTMYMQHVNPITSSKWDPNTQSNKGRGGQTTDEEHSS